The Victivallis lenta DNA window AAAAAGCGCTTTTATCGGCTGAAACAGGTTGATTATCTTCATTGTAGCTATATTATTTCAATAAAATGGACTTTGATCAAACATTTGGTTGAATCATGAACTCTTACGATAGTTTATACGCTCCTAAGGCAGAATCAGGCTGGCAGACATGGATTGATCTGGCTTCCAGAATGAGAAGCGATGCCCTTTCTCCGGCTGACTGGGAACACTTTTATCCCAAATACCGCTCCTTGATCATCATGTACGGCAGGAAACAGAAGTTGAACCGGGATCAGATCCGGGAATTGATCGATTTAGTTTATGATACAATCCGGTCGAAGGATAAAATCAGTTGCTATGATCCTTCACGGGGACGTTTCCGGGATTATCTGGGAGGAATCATTAAAAGATGTGTTCGGGAGATACAGCGGAAGGCACAGGCGCAAAAGAGAAACTTCATAGTGACGATGGAGGAGCTTCCAGAATCTCCTTCTGAACATGAGGAAGAAAGTGAGTGGCTGGAACTTTGGCAAAAGTACCTGTTCAGTCTGGCATTGGAGGAGTTGAAGCAACAGGTGAGCGGCAGGCATTTTCAAATATTCCAGCTTTGCAAGTTGCAGGGGCGTGATGCTTCTTTCGTTGCCGATTTCCTTCAGGAGAGTACGAGTAATGTTTATGCAGTATGCAGCCGGTGTACAAAAGCACTGCGCAGACTGGTGATGCAACTTCAGGAAGAGCTTTCGCCGGATGAGATTTCTGATGAAATGCTTTTGAATCACGCGTATTCCGGTATGAAAGAGTTACGTGCGATTGAGCTGGAAGTGTAAAAATGCTGAAAAGTGGCGAAGAGTTTCACGGATTTACCGTTCTGCAATTCTGTGGACGCGGCGGTTTTGGTGAAGTTTATCTGGTACGGGATATTACCGGCAAGAAACTCGCCTTGAAGATCATTTCCCGAGAGCAGGGATTGGAGAATTTTGAACAGGAGTTCACCGGTCTGTGCAATTACCGACAGATTATCGAGAATCACCCTCATCTGCTCCAGATTCTGCACGTGGCGCAGGATGAATCTTTTCTTTACTACTCTATGGAAGCGGCAGACTCACTGACTGCGGGACAGTATCGGCCGTTCACGTTGCAGAACCGGCTTACAGGCGGCGGTTATCTCTCCATATCCGACACCGACTTTCTTGCGAAAGGCATCCGGCAGGCATTGGAGGTGCTTCACGCACACGGTATGGCCCACCGGGATGTGAAGCCCGGTAATATCGTCTATGTCAACGGAGTTCCCAAATTAGGTGATATCAGTCTGGTGACTTCGAGGAACGTCACGGTCAAGATGGCCGGGACACCAGGATTCATTCCGCCAGATCTGGCCCTTCGTTTTCAGGAAGGAGCGTTATCGATTGAAGAAAGCCAGTATTGTGATTTTTACGCTCTGGGAAAAGTCATCTATTGTGCGTTTACCGGATTGCCGCCGGATGCCTATCCCGAATTGCCCAGTACGCTGCCGCTGGAGGAGGATCAGGCGGAATATGCGCGTTTGAATCGGTTGGTACAGGAGTATTGCCGATATTCTCCGCCGCCTCCGAAATATCGGTGGGTCGGTCTGTTGAAGAATTTTTTCGCAGGAATGCGGAATATTGCGGAATACATCGGGTTGCGTCGCCGATTTTCTCGTGCAGCCGAGGCCCGGAGCGTCAAATTGGTCAACCGGTTTCTCGACTGCCTTTGTCGAGTGTTGAAAATCTTTCTTGTAGTGTCCATTGCAATCACTGCGTTCTGGGTTGTGGATAAAGCGGATATGGAAAACGAGAAGAACCGGCGGTCTGCTGAACTTGCGCTCGCGAAATACACTTCCATGCGGAAACAGTTCGAGCATTTCTCCGATAGCGTAAAACATCAGGCCGGATTTCTCGCCGAGAATGCAAGAGAGATGCTCCGGGAACGGGAACGTTGTGCTTTGATCGTGCACAACCCGGCTTTGCAGCCGGAGCAGCGTCGGCCTTTTCAGGAACGGTTGGCACAGTATCTTGCCGTAAATACGCTCTGGGGAGCAGC harbors:
- a CDS encoding protein kinase domain-containing protein, with the protein product MLKSGEEFHGFTVLQFCGRGGFGEVYLVRDITGKKLALKIISREQGLENFEQEFTGLCNYRQIIENHPHLLQILHVAQDESFLYYSMEAADSLTAGQYRPFTLQNRLTGGGYLSISDTDFLAKGIRQALEVLHAHGMAHRDVKPGNIVYVNGVPKLGDISLVTSRNVTVKMAGTPGFIPPDLALRFQEGALSIEESQYCDFYALGKVIYCAFTGLPPDAYPELPSTLPLEEDQAEYARLNRLVQEYCRYSPPPPKYRWVGLLKNFFAGMRNIAEYIGLRRRFSRAAEARSVKLVNRFLDCLCRVLKIFLVVSIAITAFWVVDKADMENEKNRRSAELALAKYTSMRKQFEHFSDSVKHQAGFLAENAREMLRERERCALIVHNPALQPEQRRPFQERLAQYLAVNTLWGAAGAAGQLTISEEEIVAILQKVKRSRTPYPSSYAPLAEYLFGDDFSMMQKWEAPLLIPGSLTFAGEYGLIVMGAVPFLSPSAEKLPASFELVIGLNDFPSAGTELTFSFWSFDLQKGIPMANRFWELTFDCRRDAASGKEFFKASRLCVNTLSLAEIGVGGKGWREVPCKGEAATGGGILRISLVQGKVKVFFDDRKIGEGELGKEFMDSRNWQFGFSAFGENYPVLMLDRMDIYGVSLP
- a CDS encoding sigma-70 family RNA polymerase sigma factor, giving the protein MNSYDSLYAPKAESGWQTWIDLASRMRSDALSPADWEHFYPKYRSLIIMYGRKQKLNRDQIRELIDLVYDTIRSKDKISCYDPSRGRFRDYLGGIIKRCVREIQRKAQAQKRNFIVTMEELPESPSEHEEESEWLELWQKYLFSLALEELKQQVSGRHFQIFQLCKLQGRDASFVADFLQESTSNVYAVCSRCTKALRRLVMQLQEELSPDEISDEMLLNHAYSGMKELRAIELEV